The region gtgtgaaatgCAAGGCAGGCAGCCCTTCTATGACTATAGTTGATACTAGTATAGGTAGCCTATATTCTAGGGTTTAATGCAGCCATCTATacagatgggaccatggcctaAATCTTCATTCTGTAGTGAACGCAGCCTGTATATcttagggcctttttacacagaatgactgtTGGGCGCAAAAAGTGATCATTCCTCACTGAATAGAGGCGGAGTGGGACTGAGATCAGTCcagcccgcccacctccattcacagtaaacgggccGTCGTTCGTAGATCTGCCCGTTTACTCGGGTCGAATTAttctttgatttttatgcctgcatgatccGAACGACGAACAATTTGTCCTTCAGATCGCGCAggcatttacactcaacgattatcgttcagatttccacaatccagcgagaattttgaatgatgatcattcTGTATAAAAGGGTCCTTAGCGGCGATGAACACTTCATTTAAAAGACTTGTTTTGCAGTTTGTGGAGCTGTACGCAGCAGCATCCCAAGTGATTAGTTGGGCTATTTTTGCTGTGGGTGATAAGGCCTCAGGAATCGAGGTTAACAGAATGCAAGTGGTGATTAGATACTTTGCAAAACCATAAATGGACTAAGACTATACAACTCCTGGATAGGTGGTAGAGACATGACCCATCGTGTAACAGCCATGAGAACATCCCTGGCTGCTGTCTGAACGATGACTCTTTGATAGAACATGGGGAATGTTCACCTCGCAGCACTCCAGCACCTGTCCCTATGATAACATGACATGTAACACTCTGACTATTAAGTGCTGTCACTTTTCTTTAACAGCCCGACGGAGCGAGAACGCACAGAACGCTTGATTAAAATTAAATTAAGAGAAATCATGATGCAGAAGGACCTGGAAAACATCACATCCAAAGAGGTAAGGAAATATCAGATATTCAACTCTTCACCTGGTCTCAATAAATTCATTCACTACTTGTAACGGACATTTTTAAGTGTTTGTAGGGTCACCTGTATTTGCTCATATAACCATTATAGGAATATCCATTTCTCCATTTGCATTCTGGGTTTTTCAGAGTGTAAAGGATtgtctaggattagaaaaacatggctgcctttttccggaaacagcgccacacctggccACAGCTTGTGTGTAGTATTGCAGTACAATTCAGTAGAACCGAGCTATGATACCTGACACAAGCCATGGACAGATGTGGAGCTGTTGATGGACTAAAGTGactatgtattttttaatactgcactacatttttttaaagggttttccaaaaTTCCTCTGGATGTTGTAAACTACTTTAATTGGGTCGCCTTAAAATGGGTTTCCTATCCTGGTttttcatagctgagatgggaaaTCACTGCTATGGTTACCTGCCGCCTGGCCACAGCCTACGGAAAGAGAGGGCTAAAATTATATATCTCTCAATGAAGTGAATAGGAGTAATGGCAGCAGTGTAACACGGCACGCTACACTGTTTCCGCCACTCCCATGCTGTACTACAGTGTTTTCTTAgcccccattcacttcagtgacagcTATGGAAACGGCGCTCGCTCTTTCTGACAGGTGGCTGGCACGCAGTGCCAGGTATTTCCATCCCCCCATgacaagccaagatgggaataaccTCTTAAAGGTGTTGCGCCAAGATAGAAAATTTATCCCCATTCTACAGCATAGGGAAAAACTTTGTGATCATTGGGGGCCTGATTGCTGGGACTCCCACCAGTCCTGAAAACAGGGGGTCCCAATGATCCCGTTATAAATGGGGCAGcgtgcgctgctgctgctgctctactCTAGTGCTTTCAccagaaatatgcaaatggtcAGCGGTCTCTagggcttccattgaaatgagtgAAACACAACAGCTGCTTCATTCATGTGGGAACCAtctggacccctgttctcaggattgatgAGTCACCCACCCatctgaaagttatcccctatcctgtggatggaggaTAAAATTGTATCTTGACATAACATCTTTTATTGTCGCTACATACAGGTTTTGGCTCTCTGTCCATTACATATATTGAAATATCATCTCAGTCAGACTGCCCACGTATCTTTATCCTATTTAATATTCTAATGTATCAAAAGCAGTTCTCAGATTATGGTCAAGCCAACCGGACATGCTGATGGCAACTATTTAGCCTACGTATTCCCTGGTGGCAAATCTAATTTAACCAATGTGTCATCCTACTTTGTAGATCCGGACAGAGCTTGAAATGCAGATGGTGTGCAACCTGAGAGAATTCAAAGAGTTCATGGACAATGAAATGATCGTCATCTTGGGACAGATGGACAGCCCCACTGAAATCTTTGACCACGTGTATCTGGTAAGAGCGCTGTTCCGCTAACTGCCTGCCACATTTACATCCCCTCTCCATGTGCTTCCTCATCCTAGTGCTTGTTCAGCTACACCGCAGGGTACGTCAGTGATTTGTGCAATACTGGCCTCAAGTCTATCCGGTGACTTATGTCTGAACTTAATTCACAAGTTCTATGAACTTCCCTAATTGATAAGAATCTACACATTCTCAGCTGTTTTCATCTTTTACTAGGAAGTGGTTTCAGTGTGTTAAGATCAATCTTGTTGCATCTTGGCAACGCCTTTACTGAGAAAAGAGCTGCAACATAAACTTTTAACCTGGCTCTGGTTGTGCTAAGGTTGTAGAAATCCGCACCTTTGGTAACATCATAGGAGGATTTACAGTAAAGGGTTAGCGAGAACATTTAGAAAGCATAATACGTCAAGTTTTGATTGATAGGATCCAGGTACTGAGTCTCACACCAATCGCTAAAACAAAGGAGGAAGAAGCACTGTGCCTGTTCAGATATGATCGGCAAACGGTGTGCAGACTCAGGCTTTCTATTGAGCCCGTACACTGCTCTAAGCAGGATCGAATGGGGACATTACTCAGCTAAGCTTCATTTTAGCGATCGTGGGGGACTCAGCGCCCACTAATCAAAACTTCACTCACGtgtcagaagtttaaaaaaaagtttagttacactttaaacgaatagtcttgttttttttttttttatttaataaaaaatggCATGGGTAATAAGTATTTCTATGGATGAAATGCCAAGTGGCATAACAACGTGTCTTCATTGGCCATCAGCTCTCTAATTCAAGTCCAGTTATGGTTATATAAGCGGGCTATTCAAGGTAACAGTTTACAGCCAGCCATAGACTGTATAGCGAGTTTATAAGGTCACTGAGCTCCTCATTAGTTTGCTTGTGATCTAATGTAGGAAGCAGCTTGCCCCATGTGTAAGCCCCCCTCCCATCGGCATAATGTTACAGCATTATACAGTATCAGTTCTAGATCTGCAGTAGATGAGTAAATGCAATCCTTTTTGGTAACTTTTCAGCTCTGGAGGCAGAGAACATGTTTCAGGCTGTGCATATCCTTCTCTTTGAAAGATTGGAGCCCCGTGGCTTATTTTAACACATCAGAGAGCAGGAAACGACTACAGCGTTTAGAAGCTGAGCGAGGTTAATGCCAGATGACCGGCCGGCTCTCTGGGGATGTTAAACTATTTACACTGCAAGGACCCTGATGGTCAGGTCTGGTAACAGGAGGATAGCCAACTGCGGTGGGATCAGCAGGCTTTGTTGTGCAAGGAAGACTATCTTCAAAGCTGGGTCTACGGGGTAAGAAAGATTCCTGGCAGAATCCCTTATTCCCCGTAGGGAAAATGCATCCCAAAGCACAATGGAATCTTTCCAGGGATCGTTGCCAAGATATGAACAGGACCTTGGGGGAAGAGGCATTCATGAAACAAAAGTGAGCGGAAGTCCTGACctcagcaaatatgcagtgacaTGTGCATTAGCATAAAACGTGAGGCAGATCCAGGTGGCGATTGGCATTTGGCAACAGCACATGGATGAAAAAGAAAAGCAGAGTTTAGTTCTTCAATTTACCACAGGAGATTGTGCTTTTTGTATACGTCCCCCCATCCGCCCACCCGATCCATACAGTCATCGATCAAAGCACGGCTCCATGAAGTGGCAATGTGACCTCCAATGGTATCGGATCTGGTAGTGTATAACTACAGGTCACATCGCTGGTGAGGAATACAATATACAAGTTGGGGTATATACAGACTCTAATAAATATGTGGCCTCCACCTGGGAGATGGAAGCTGCATTTTAATGGAAATAAATGGCAAAGTTGATTTATTATGGAGGGGGCAAAGATAAAATCGCCGATCCCAGACAAATTTTCATCCGTTCCATTGATGCATGGAAGGCCATACTCTACCTCCCATGTGCCCAGATTTGCAGTCGATCCAGAGAGGTCAATGAAAAGCCAACATGTGCTTCAGATTATTGTCACGCCTGACCCCACGGCTTCCTGGAAGTCTTCCATCACTTGTCTGTACCACTTTGCTGTCTGCTAGTTGTCAGGGACTAAACCTGTGCGTATCGTGACACTAAATGCTTCAGTTTTATTGGCTAAACCTACAGTAAAATTTATACCTTTTAGGGATCTTAAATAATTTAGTGATCTTGTGGATAGACGTTTTCTGGACTTTCATCAGTACAACTTGATGACTGcactaaggcccttttacacaggtggATGATCAAGCCCAATCATCAGCCTGTCTAAATATGCCAGCAGTCGGCCAACGTACAGTGTTCATCAGCTGACCTGATCTTCTATGCAGACGTAAAAATGGTCACTCATCGGCAGGACCCACCATGTAAACGGGTATCTGCTGCCTACACCTGTTATTTGTATGGGGACAAACGATCGTTAATCTCGGTGCTGCCAATCCTCTACCGCGTGTGAATTAGGTAACGAGTGCCGGTCAACATGTGATTAGCGCTTGTTACATGAGGCCCCATAGTTTTGCATGCTTAGCGTATATTGTGAACTACCAACCCGATCAGATGCTTTCAACTGACAACAGCCTGCAATGATTTACATCGCTAATGTacataacatataccagctgtctGCAGCCCATTACAGGAATATGATGTCTACGCGGACAACAAACTTCCAGTTAGTCTTTCCTCTGGTCAACTTTGCTGTTTAGTGTTCCTAGAAGTCTACAGGATTCAGCATGTCTGTCACCAGGATGCAGCTGCGTTCAGCCTTTGTCCCCGCTCACGCATCCTGGTGCTTGCTGTGCCGTCCCCGGGGGCAGACTCCGAAAACTACTCCTCGCCTCTCCCGTGAGATCAGGGGAAACGTGACCCTCGGTGGAGGATGTACCTGGTCCGACAGGTTGTTCCTCTCCCTGGGAAGGGCTTTTCAGATGGGTCCAATTACAGAGTGGATGGTGAAGTCATCTGTTTGCTTTCATGTTTGATTTCTGTGTGTGATTCCTGCCTTAGAGTTTTGTGGAGCAAAAACAGACTTttaatgttaaccctttctctGAAATGTCTTCAGTATTGCCAATGTCATTCTGTAGACTGTAAATAAGCAGCAGGCTGGTTTGTAGACCTCCCTTTATTTTACACAAGGGGTttggcagattttttttaattggccTGTTTTCTAGGAATTGATGAATTCTTAGTAATTGAAGTGAGATCATTGGAGCGCTTTGAGTCATTTGGTAAAAGTAACAGCTTTTAGAGTAACCGGGTTGTTTATTTTACAGGGCTCAGAGTGGAACGCCTCCAATCTGGAAGATTTGCAGAACAGAGGGTAAGGAACGTCagtctgtgtcattttaaaagaagATGGATATGTGAAAAGATTTTGATTAATATGTGCCTATATACTGGTGAATAGATATAAATATCTGTCAAAAGCTTACAAGACTGATGCTTACCAGAGTCATAACTAGcccatttttttaaagggtaactgcactttttaaaaacttttgacatgtcctagGGTCATCAAAAGTTTTTATTAGTGGTGGCCCCACTGCTGAGAACCCCTCTGATCACTGAAATAAAGGAGCTACAGCACTCACCTGAGTACTGTGCCCCCTTCGGTTGTCTTCACTGCTTGTCCGCTCCTCTCGGCAGCAGAACACAGAAGCATAGACTTGTGTGTCCGTTTTCAGCTGCCAAGAGGAGCTGGCAGGCAGAAAAGCTGGCTGGCGGGGCACAGCGCTGCACCCTCTACTTCTCAAGTGATCAGCAcctagacccctactgatcaaaacttttaaacATGTTGCGTTGAcatgttaaggctgggttcatatggggcgtattcccgtcggaaatcccgcggtttggccgaaaccgcgagatttccgccgggagaaccgcctcggaaaaacccgcggcggctttgaagcggcccggccggcgctcccatagaggagccgCGGCGGAAATagacaataaatagacatgctgcatcttttgaaaccgcggctgcggtcgccacagacgcggtttcagccggacttaccgcagcggattggccgtcccgtgtggacgagatttctgagaaatctcgtccacatggctggttaatccCGAGATtggcggccgcaggcggatttgccaaatccgccctgtgtgaacccaggctaaaaggTGGCTTTACACATTAGATGAACATCAACTGAACCTGCTGGTTTCAGTTACTTTCTCTCTGACGCTGCACCATTCTGGCCCATGCTTAGTGTCTAGTATTGTAGCTCAGTCCTATTTACAtggcacaacccatggacaagagtgcaGCAGTTTCTGTAAGAAATGACCATGTCACCTTGTTAGACTGTCTCCATCTGTCGGTCAACATGCGGGTATACATTGGGGCAGGTGTAGGCATTGGGTACTTGCCCACAGTGTAGAATAGATCTGTATAAATATGATATCTCCTCAGATCACGGACTGTTATCatagttgtttttcttttttgcattttttggctcTACGCATAGTTGTAGAATATGCCGTTCTGACAGACTGGTTTGGCTGCATGGATATTTGAAAGTCACGTTTTTATCTGCGCTGTGCCACATGCAGGGGTGTAAAACCACTACTCTTGTTTTCTGATATCAAGGGCAAGTCAAGTTTTGTAAACCATAAGCCCTCAGGTGACCTTTGTGCACTTatgattgtttttattttttaacttatgGGAAAGGTGAGCAGTGTATTAAAACGGATGTCTAAATAGGGGGTCGGGCAGTTGGCCTTTAACCCTTAACCTCCTGGTATCCACTTACTGTCCTGAGAAAATCTGCAGTAAGTCCGTACCACATTTTGGGATCTATGAAATGTGTGTTTCATTTTCTAAGGTCAACATGTTAATCACTTTGCTTCGTCTCCTCTTGCTACAGGGTGAGATACATCTTGAACGTCACAAGGGAGATTGATAACTTTTTTCCTGGTGTTTTTGAATACCACAACATCAGGGTATATGATGAGGAAGGCACGGACCTGCTGGCGTACTGGAATGATACATACAAATTCATCTCTAAAGCAAAGTGAGCACATTCTCTATGTCGTAGTAGTGATTGATTCTTTGAGTTTGCATGTAACATTGTGTATCTCGTAACAAAGCAAAGAGGTTGTAACTTCTGTTATTGTAGAGAGGATCAAGGCTCTGTTCATACTAGCATCACTGATTCGGTTTAAAACAAGACTTAAAGACCTTGTCATCTGTCACAGCTTCAAGTCCCTTTTACACAACGATTATTCAGTTTCTTGCTGGACTGTGCGAATCTAAACTAtattcgttcagtgtaaacactgaaTAATGACCAATAATACGTTTGCGTaacgttcgtcattcagtttgtgcaagtataaaaatcaaacaatgattgTCCTGTgaaaacaggcagttcatctatgaacaactgcctgtttactgtgaatggagtcgaGTGGAAGTGATCCCCAGCCGCTCCGCCTTCACTCACTGTGTGATCATTGCTCCcatgtgaaagcataggagcaatGATCGCTGGGACGTTCCGGGCACTTAAGAGCCCAACAATCGTCCCGTCTACAAGGACCAATAACCACAAAGCAGACCCTTAAGAAAACGTGGCATACACCCAAATAACAGAAAAATCAATAACTTGGATCAAAATATTCAGAAGGcagaaaaacatgtaaaaataagTTATTTAAAAATATGCAGCCAAGCTTGCCTATCCCTGACATTATTTGGGTATAGATATGCAACAGTTCCCCAAGAACAGAACCATAAAATATATTGAATAATACTAAGACTGCACTGGCTTGTCAAAAGTTCAAATCCCATAGTATAAACCAAATTCCAAAATCCGCTATTAAAGTAGCAATCCCCTGAACTTTCTGTAGAACAGGTTTCCTTTTTCAATTTACCGATCACTCAGGAAGAAACGGCAGAAACTTTTTCTATGGCCAAGGGCAAATCTCCTGGCCATGATGGCCTTCCAACTGAAGTCTATTTACAGTTTAGTAAGTTTTAGCTTCCACAGTTGCTGTCTATTTTCCACAAAAGTATTGTAAAAGTTTAGGGGGATTCCATAATCTATATCCTAGTGCAATTTCCCTTTAACCCTTGTAGAGAACCCGGTCAGCAGCAGCTATATTGCCAAATTGCTGCTGATTTTGCACAgggtgttttttgcaggaagtgtTCTCATGTTCTGCTGAAGGTTTCTCGGCTCTCATGTTAATGTTGACAAAACACTGGCAGATGCATTATCGCTGCCTTTATCAACATCCAAACACGTGTCTGATGACTCTGCCACGCTGGTAGCATCTTTGCCCTGAGCTCTGGATGGGTTTTATGAAGAAGTaatgccctctagtggtggaacCTTATTTATTGCCTTTTCTTGTCCTGCTTTTATGTTTTAATACACTTGCTTTGTCTTAGTCTAAGCATCGTGCAAAgtaataatataattttattctattgtcCTGCAGAAAACATGGAGCTAAATGTCTTGTgcactgtaaaatgggagtcagCCGCTCCGCTTCCACTGTGATTGCTTATGCTATGAAGGAGTACGGCTGGAACCTGGATAGAGCTTTCGATTATGTGAAGGAGAGGCGAACTGTTACCAAACCTAACCCTAGTTTCATGAAGCAACTTGAGGAATATCAGGGCATTCTGCTAGCAAGGTGAGCCTTTCATTTCACGTCTGGCGCTCATGATATAATAATTACATCATGAGTTAAAGAgtttttgtcattaaaacaaagtTCCATCCTCCAGCTATAGGCCCTGCCTACAATAACAAACTAGGGTATAATGCCCGGCACGcaactgacagctggctcctgcaTCGGTGGTGACTTCCCGGTAGACTGGCTGGTCagaagcatgtgactgctgtggccaatcagaggccacaacaACATCATGTCCCCAAACTTATGGCACCGCTGATGCCAGTAGCGCTGACAGTCatgctgcagtctctgattggctgcagtggtcacatgcttctACCAGGAAATGACCTCCAATGCCAGCAGCGGCTGTCAGCTTCATCTCGAGGCccatggagaggtgagtatattcttgTTTGTTGTTTTAGGAAGGCCCTAGCTGGGGaaagggttttgttttaatgacaaaatctCTCTAAAGTGACCCTcctgtcctggacaaacaaagccGCCCCTCTACTGTGACTACACTGTGCGTTAGTATGCATCGGTTaatgaaagcagcatgtagtatcCTGTACTAATACAGTGTGCACGAGGAAGTCAAGggaagcagtgtggccatctttgtttgtccagaactGGAGGGTTGCTATAATGAAATGTTAATGCATGTCAACCATTGTGGAGAAATTAAGGACATCAGAAGGTGCCCGCTTGCATTTCAGTAATGGTCTGAGAGTGATACCACTGAGGCAGATGAAAGTTCAGTGAATAAGTAGGCTAAATAGCCTCATGGCATTCTAGTATATTTAGCCATGGAGTAAGGTCGCAGCCTCCTTAGTCCCATGTGTGAACTTTGTGTATCTGAAGTTCACAGTGTACGTTTGTTTCTTGGAAAAGTTTGGTTTTGCAGTGATGGACACAACAGGTGCCCACGGGTATTACTCATGTGATGCCGCTCTGCATTTCATGTTGACTTGTCATGTCCTGGACAGCAATGTTAACAATCTCCTGCCAGTATCTACTTTTCGGACACGCTTATACCTTTCATCACAAAGTCAGTTGATGGCCTAACAATAGCAAAATCCACAACCCAGCCAACTCGCTGTAATGGTGTGCCAGCTCCAGAATCTGAACTAATCCATTCATACTGAGAAAGCGTGCAGCACCTATAGTTACAACCTCCTAGTCGGGGGATATTCTTTTTAATTTAGTGAaaatttgttttggtttttttgccctTTATCCAGTTTGTGTTAATTTTAAGCACTTTATTAAGTTATAAAGCTACACAGATAATGTATTACGCATATTATCACTTTGTGGTTGTATCCACATTTGCATAATTGCTGTTGGGTAATCTTGtcatttttactttgcagcaagCAGAGGCACAACAAGCTATGGCGTTCTCACTCAGACAGCGACCTATCCGACCACCATGAACCCATTGGGAAAACCGGAATGGACATGAGCAAAAAGGACATCACATCCTCAGCGGAGCAGCTTTCGGACATGCATCATTCCTTTACACTGGGACCTCAAACAGATAACTGTAACCCATTGTGCCCCATTAGCACCTCTTTGTGCAACACACCGCAAGCACACTACGAGTTTACATCTTGTGATTATCACACTGGACAAATAGAGGATATCCTAAATCTCAACACGGTGAATGGTTGCCCAACACGATGCTGCTCTGATGAGTCTTCAGTTTTCCTGGACAATTGCAGACCTGACATGCTCACAGAAGACTTGTCTCCAATCTCTGAAAGCTTAACTGGCCAGTCAGAGCTACCTGACCTTACGCTGGAAGACATGGAGAAGGATGCACTGAAGAATGACGTTAACTGCCATCTCCTGCCATTAAGAGACCTAGAATCACAGACGGGTGATCTCCCAGAATCTCCTGATCAATCTTCTTTCACCTCCCAGTCTGAGGATATGAGCGGGGACAGAATCGATTTCCTAAGTGCACTGGAAAAGTTTGTAGAATTATCTCAGGAGAATCGACCGCGGACGTGCTCCACCACCCGAGCAGACGAGCAAATCAGCAATGTTAGGAATGGTGTCCTGAAAGGTTCTTGGCCAGAAACATCCTTGTTTGAGAGCCTTGCTGATAAACAAAGAGCGAATGCAGAAGTTAGCACCCCACAGGCCTCTGAAGACTCATCTACAGATGAGGAGCAGCCAAAGGTAAGTACAccctactaaaatactgcctgcaGTCATGTGGTATATTACTACctcttgggcagcatataatatatGCTCCTTTTAAGCATTCACTTGGTTGGTACATTTGGTTTGATACAGTGAATATGCTTTATGGAATTGATAAtcttatatttttaaaattttgactCCTATTTCATGATAgcccatcagtagtagattagcTGTGATCTGCTACACAGGATTCCCCTACCAATTAGCTGTTCAGTGTCCTCATGCACTGAGCctattctgcaggaagcagacagctccattcccactgcccTGGCGAGACATGGTATTGCagctattgaagtgaattggaactttgcctgtaataccaagcctggccactgcagtgaaaactgaGCTGTCAGCGATCTGGTGAAAAGCTCATTAGTGGGGTCCTCAGCAGTAAACCCCTGACAATCAGCTATTGAGGTCCTTTCATTTGAATAGTCAATTAATTTTCTTTATAGGTAAAAATAAATCATTCAATGTTGAATTTTAGTAAATTGTGTTAGGCAATTACTATATGAGGTAGTATTtactaatatatatttttttaccttaGGAGGTCTCTGAACTCGTTGTTCAAGATCATCTTCCCAAATCCCACTCTGAAAATGCAATATCTGTGAAAGAAATAATCACAGAGATCGAGTCCTTCAACCAGGGAGTAGGCCAGTGCCAACAGAAAACGGACAATCTGTCTAGCCAAGTACAAGCACCAAAGAGAAATACAATCCACGATGTGTCACTTGAATCTGTTTGGGAGCCAGAAAGCAATTGCAAAGAGCAGAATGAGGCTAGCACAGCACTGCCACATGACAAGTCAAAAGACCAGAAGTGCAAACAAAGTTCTCAAGATGATTCGGAAAACTTAAATGAAGCAAACGACCATCAGGAAGTTCCAGGGCAGCCTCCAAaatggtgcgccggctctgtcaGAAGGGCCACAATGGAGTTTGAGGAACGCTTGAGGCAagagcaggagcagcagcagcacaccACCGCTGTGCCAACAAGGAAAAATTCCAAGAATGACTCTTTCTGCGATTCTGCTCCAAAAAATAAACTTGATGACTCTTTGCTTGATGCTCCAGATAACGAAACTGATAAAAAGGTCAAACCAAAAGTTACAGGGGTAGAACCGATGGAACTTCTCACATCTGAGCCATCTACAGACTCGCAGTTCTCTCTATTAGCCGAGCATCAGTATGTGCAAGTGAAGCAAGACACAAGTCAGTCGGAACTAGCAATTAAATCGAAGGGGCAAGAAAACGAGAATTTGTTGTTTATTACCGAACCTTTAGAGGGGGAGAATAGTTCGGTACAGCCTCCAAAGAAAGTAGAAGATCTAGAACATAACCTTGGATTTCAATGTTATGATAACAATGACAATGACCTCTCGCGCCATGAGCTCAACGTTACTAGTGAAGAAGTAGTTCTAGAGTCGAAGGATCTATCTTCAGAAGCACCTTTAAATAATACTTGTGCAAGTGCATCAGGCGGGTCCTCTGCACTAATGGGTTCACCGGATGCCACTCTTCCATCTGACAGTGCCCAGGAAGAGCATAGTCTTGCAACTGATTTACAAGATACCAATGTAGTCAGCCCTAGTATACAGCTAGATGTCCTTAGTCCTAACTACCAGTGTCACCCTTGCTCCATTGTTTTAGAAGGTGCCACTGAAGAATGCACCAGTACCGATGAGAGTTTAGGCAACCTGTCAAACTGTACAGACAAGTACCAAGGTGACACTTTCATGGTCCTTGGTGAGTTAACGCAAAGGGAAGCAGACAGTGCCTTGTCCCAGCTGAGCCGCGAAGATCTTAATTTAATCAACAAGCTTACGGAGAACATACGGGAACTGCGCGAAGTGTTGGACGTTTCATCTCTTTCTTTTGGCCTTCCTCATAGTTCAAGTAGTGATAGCATCAAAGACTTTAGTAACAACCCTGGCGTGGTCAAACAAAGAGCGAAGGAAATAGAGGCACGGATTCGGCAAGCTGGTCTCACCACTCCGTCCCAGATGAAACGTTCCGCATCTCTGGCCAAGCTGGGCTGTTTAGAACTTTCGAAAGATGATTTGTCAGAGAGGGGCTCGGTCTCATCGGAAAATAATCAAACTTACCATGACATACTTCAGAATTCACTCCGGATCGTGCCAGGAAATTACGAATCGGATTCGGATATAAAATCAGAAGATCCGCCTGAGAAGCTTTGTATACTTTCTGTACAGGCCTCCTCGGGACTGGAACCCACAAAACATTTTGTAGAACAGATCAAAACCGCCGAGTGTGTTGTAAAGAGCAAGCCAGTGGAAAAGCCTCTTGTGCAGTATGCCAAAGAGTTTGGTTCAACTCAGCAGGGTATGGTAAGTCCTGAGTCTGAATTGACTGTTTCCCAGGGGCACCTTCACCCACCAGTGGTACTAGACCCTTCAGTCCCACTAATAACTGTGTCACCCAAGCACGAACATGGTAGAACTCATCCTTTGAGAAGACTTAAAAAGACCAGCGA is a window of Eleutherodactylus coqui strain aEleCoq1 chromosome 4, aEleCoq1.hap1, whole genome shotgun sequence DNA encoding:
- the SSH2 gene encoding protein phosphatase Slingshot homolog 2 isoform X1; this translates as MALVTVQRSPTPSTTSSPCVSSSQLEESETEVFCCQCEDTELINGTNEADSGEEECRSQPRSISESFLTVKGAALFLPRGNGSSTPRISHRRNKHAGDLQQHLQAMFTLLRPEDNIRLAVKLESTYQNRTRYMVVVSTNGRQDTEESIVLGMDFACNDSSSCTMGLVLPLWSDTLIHLDGDGGFSVSTDNRVHIFKPVSVQAMWSALQSLHKACEVARANNYYPGSLFLTWVSYYESHINSDQTSVNEWNAMQDVQSHRSDSPVLFTDVPTERERTERLIKIKLREIMMQKDLENITSKEIRTELEMQMVCNLREFKEFMDNEMIVILGQMDSPTEIFDHVYLGSEWNASNLEDLQNRGVRYILNVTREIDNFFPGVFEYHNIRVYDEEGTDLLAYWNDTYKFISKAKKHGAKCLVHCKMGVSRSASTVIAYAMKEYGWNLDRAFDYVKERRTVTKPNPSFMKQLEEYQGILLASKQRHNKLWRSHSDSDLSDHHEPIGKTGMDMSKKDITSSAEQLSDMHHSFTLGPQTDNCNPLCPISTSLCNTPQAHYEFTSCDYHTGQIEDILNLNTVNGCPTRCCSDESSVFLDNCRPDMLTEDLSPISESLTGQSELPDLTLEDMEKDALKNDVNCHLLPLRDLESQTGDLPESPDQSSFTSQSEDMSGDRIDFLSALEKFVELSQENRPRTCSTTRADEQISNVRNGVLKGSWPETSLFESLADKQRANAEVSTPQASEDSSTDEEQPKEVSELVVQDHLPKSHSENAISVKEIITEIESFNQGVGQCQQKTDNLSSQVQAPKRNTIHDVSLESVWEPESNCKEQNEASTALPHDKSKDQKCKQSSQDDSENLNEANDHQEVPGQPPKWCAGSVRRATMEFEERLRQEQEQQQHTTAVPTRKNSKNDSFCDSAPKNKLDDSLLDAPDNETDKKVKPKVTGVEPMELLTSEPSTDSQFSLLAEHQYVQVKQDTSQSELAIKSKGQENENLLFITEPLEGENSSVQPPKKVEDLEHNLGFQCYDNNDNDLSRHELNVTSEEVVLESKDLSSEAPLNNTCASASGGSSALMGSPDATLPSDSAQEEHSLATDLQDTNVVSPSIQLDVLSPNYQCHPCSIVLEGATEECTSTDESLGNLSNCTDKYQGDTFMVLGELTQREADSALSQLSREDLNLINKLTENIRELREVLDVSSLSFGLPHSSSSDSIKDFSNNPGVVKQRAKEIEARIRQAGLTTPSQMKRSASLAKLGCLELSKDDLSERGSVSSENNQTYHDILQNSLRIVPGNYESDSDIKSEDPPEKLCILSVQASSGLEPTKHFVEQIKTAECVVKSKPVEKPLVQYAKEFGSTQQGMVSPESELTVSQGHLHPPVVLDPSVPLITVSPKHEHGRTHPLRRLKKTSEKKRTTNLLYNTM